Within the Phaseolus vulgaris cultivar G19833 chromosome 9, P. vulgaris v2.0, whole genome shotgun sequence genome, the region GTTGGCAACGTGTTATGAAGTTTCGTTCATGCGATTGAAATTATACAACAAACCTTGCTCTGAATCTGATAATATTTAAAAGGACAAATTGAATATGAAGACAATGAAATTGGTTTATTAATTTTACTCTTCAATCTTGATATTAAGAGCTTCACAATTGGATTACAATACAATCATCAGCATATCTTTTTTATTCTGAAGATTCTGACTTTTACCATACTGCAGTTTGAATAAATAGACATGTCTGAGACTGAAGTAAATCCAACTATTAGCAAGTCGACTGGATTGCCTCGAAAGCGCTTCTATCGAGCACGAGCACACAGCAATCCACTGAGTGACTCTCACTTCCCTGTGTCAATATCACCCAGCCATGTTGACTATTCCCTCCATTACCCTCAGCTCTTTCTCTCGTCTGGTCAAGCTGATAGTTCCAAAAGGATTCAGTTTGCTGATGTTGGTTGTGGTTTTGGAGGGCTGCTCATAAGCCTTTCCACTCTATTCCCTGAAACACTGATGATTGGAATGGAACTTAGGGATAAAGTTACTGAGTATGTCAAGGAACGAATTTCATCTTTAAGGGTAGCAAATCCAGGTCAATATCAAAACGTTTCTGTGGTGCGAACTAACTCCATGAAGTACATACCCAATTACTTTGGGAAAGGGCAGCTCTCAAAGATGTTTTTCTTGTTTCCTGATCCTCATTTTAAAGAGAAGAATCATCGTCGCAGGGTTATCAGTCCATTCTTGCTAGATGAGTATGCTTATGTTCTTGAGGTTGGTGGAATTATATATACAATAACGGATGTAGAAGAGCTTGGAGACTGGATGAAGTCTTGTCTGGAGAATCATCCTATGTTCGAAGCTCTGACTGAGAAAGAACTTGAGGCAGATCCAGTTGTTAAGCTCTTATGCTCTGCAACTGAAGAAGGCCAAAAAGTTGCTAGGAATGGAGGACAAACTTTCCAGGCTGTATTCAGACGTATCGTGCCATCAAATCAAACATCCTAGACTTCTGCTGCCTAACCCAGTTGTGCTgcgattgaaagtgaaaaaaaatgcTTGCTACATGATTGAAAAAGGCTACTTTATTGCTATAAAGTTGGCTTCACAGGGATCACATGGCCTTTACCATCTTTTTATATACAATGTGTGTGcgtattttcatttttatttaactcCAACTTATGCGATATTAATACCAAAACTATCATGGAGTGTTGTAGTTCTCGACTGAACCTTTTTATTTTGTCACTGGTGACAGTTTTGGTTCGTTCAAATTTGCCAGCAATTAGGGTCTTGGGTTATTTAAATTCGATTAAGTTATGCTAACTCACTAAATTGGAACAAAAATACAAgtcttaaattaaataattataagattAAGTATGTTTAGTTATTGTAAAATGGGGAAATTTTAATTTGAGTCctataatttttcttcttcaaattttacaatgaaaaaaatatagaaactaaaattaaaattatttagttttatagGAATTAAAAAGAGGtaattatcataaaatatttgGCCTTGCCCTATATCTTATTCCCCAAACTCCATGAAGTCACTGGTTGTAGTTTGGTGTAAAGTCAGCCCTTCTAGGATCAAGAAAACATCTTGTGAAAAGGGCTTTGAATGGTCACCTGATACAAATTCCTGAACCATATTGTTCACTTCAATCAAACTACTCCCGGGTGTTTTCTTTATCCTATTGCTTCTAATGAGTTTCCTAACATTTGAAACACCTTCCCACTTCCCAAGTTCTGCATATATGTTAGCAAGCAACACATAGTTTCCAGACTCTTCAGGCTCAAGCTCCAAAAGTTGTTCCATGGCAACAGCAGCAATCTCAAGATTACGATGAATCCTGCAAGAGCTCAACAAAGTGTTCCATATCCTGGAATCTGGTTGCATTGGCATAGTCATTATTGTGTCAAGTGCCTGATGAAGCCGTCCGCAGCGTCCTAGAAGATCAACTAGGCAACCATAGTGCTCAATCTCTGGCTCTAAATGATGATCCACCCTCATAACATCAAAATATCTCAACCCCTCTTTCCACAACCCTGCATGAACACAAGCTGACAAAACACCAACAAATGTTACCCCATTAGGCGCCACTCCTGCATTCTGCATATCTTCAAAAACTCGTATTGCAGCATACCCTTTTCCATGATTAGCCAGTCCCCCAATCATGGTACTCCAACAAATCACATCCTTCTCAACCATCTGATCAAACAACCCCAAAGATTCATCAATGCAGCCACACTTAGAATACATTTCAATCAGTGCATTACACACAGCAGTCTTCTTCAAAAACCCACTTTTCTCCGAGTACTTGTGAATCCACTTTCCAACTTCAAGAGCGCCAAGCTGTGCACACGCCGGCAGAACAGATATAACACTTATCTCATCAGGTTCAATACCCACAACTTGCATCTCGCGAAAAATCTCTAACGCTTCGACGGAACACCCTGCTCTAGCATACCCATTAATCATAGTCGTCCAAGACACGATTGTCCTACAAGGCATTTCATCAAACGCTTCCCTCGCACTCTTCATCTGCCCCAACCTCGCATGCCCCGAGATTAAACTATTCCACGAAACCGAGTCTCGATCAGCCATTTCCTCAAACACTTGGTATGCACCACTCAAATCGCCACACTTCGTGTACATGTCAATCAGTGCGTTATCCGTTATTGCGTGCGACTTGGGTCCAAACTTGCACACTTGCGCGTGAACTTGCTGCCCGAGACGATGACACAGAATGCCGGCACACGACTTTATCACCGAAGGGAACGTGAATTTGTCTGGCAGTGCTGATTTCATTGCATGTCTCAGCATTTCGTTGAATACAGTAATTGCTAGAGAATGTTTGTGATTATGAGTGCAGGTTCTGATTATTGCGTTGTAAGAGAACACGTTTGGGTCCTCTAGATTTTGGAATATCAAGGTCGCGTAATCCACGTGACCCAAGTTGTCGCACAGATCCAACATTTTGGTGGCCAGAAAGTTGCTCTGTGAAAGTGACAACTTCACGATGTGAGCGTGAAGCTTCTTCAGTTCCGAGATTTTCGAGCAGGTTCTCAGGGTTGTGACGAAACGGTTTTCTAATTCTCTTACTCCCATCGATGAACGAGGGTCGACTATTGAGTACGATTCTGAACAAGTGTTCGAAGCGTCGTTTGATTGATCAGGGAAAGCAAGCACATGGGGTTGTGGAGAAGCTAGGGTTTAGGCGTGATTTGGTTTTGAACAATGATCTTATACATATGTACTCAAAATGTGGTACAGTGGATTTGGCTTGTTTGGTGTTTGTTCGGATGCCTCAGAGAAATGTAGTGTCTTGGACGTCTCTAATATGTGGATATCTGCAAAATGGTGATGCCAAAGCCTCTTTggttttgttttctaaaatgGGTCGTTCAGATATTAGACCAAATGAGTTCACACTATCCACGAGTCTAAAAGCATCTGGGAATTTGGGAATCGCTCAGATTGGAATGCAGATACATGGCTTTTGTGCAAAATCTAATTTTGATTGGGTACCTGTTGTGGGCAATTCTACGATGGACATGTACTGCAAGTGTGGTATGGTTAGGGAGGCAGCGCAAGTGTTCAACACTTTGCCAGAGAGAAATGTTATAAGTTGGAATGTAATGATTGCTGGGTACTGCAACAATGGAAATGGTGGAGAGGCTTTGAATTTATTTAGGGAAATGCAAGCGACGGGGGAAGTTCCAGATGGATATACATATTCAAGCTCGTTGAAGGCGTGTAATTGTGCTGGTGCAGTGAGAGAAGGAATGCAAATCCATGCTGCGTTAATCAGACATGGATATCCTTACTTGGCTGAATCAGCTGTTGCAGGTGCTTTGGTTGATCTGTATGTCAAATGCAGGCGCATGGCTGAAGCTAGGAGGGTGTTCGATCGAATTGAAGAGAAGAGTGTGAGGTCTTGGAGCACACTAATTCTTGGTTATGCACATGAAGATAGTTTGACAGAAGCCATGGACTTGTTTAGGGAGTTGAGAGAGAGCAGACTTAGAATGGATGGGTTTGTACTCTCGAGTCTCATAGGGGTATTTGCTGATTTTGCTCTTGCAGAGCAAGGGAAGCAAATGCATGCTTATGCAATAAAGGTGCCGTATGGTTTATTGGAAATGTCTGTGGCTAATTCAGTTCTGGATATGTACATGAAATGTGGACTAATAGATGAGGCAGATGCACTTTTCAGAGAGATGCTAGCAAGAAATGTGGTTTCATGGACCGTTATGATCACGGGTTATGGGAAACACGGTATTGGGAATAAGGCAGTTGAACTGTTTAACCAAATGCAATTGAACGGAATCGAACCTGATGGTGTAACTTATTTGGCTGTGCTCTCAGCTTGCAGCCATTCTGGACTCATCAAAGAAGGTAAAAAATACTTCTCTAGTTTATGTAACAATCAGCAAATCCAACCGCAAGTAGAGCATTATGCTTGCATGGTTGATCTCCTTGGACGACGTGGACTCTTGAAGGATGCAAAGGATCTCATTGAGAAAATGCCCCTAAAGCCAAATGTGGGCATATGGCAAACATTACTTAGTGTTTGTAGAATGCATGCAGATGTGGAAATGGGGAAACAAGTGGGAGAAATACTTTTGAGATTGGATGGTAATAATCCAGCCAACTATGTCATTATGTCAAACATGTATGCTGATGGAGGGTATTGGAAAGAGAGTGAGAAACTAAGAGAAACCGCGAAGAGAAAGGGATTGAAGAAAGAAGCAGGACGTAGTTGGGTAGAGATAGACAGAGAAATTCACATTTTTTACAATGGAGATTGCATGCATCCTCTCATAGGGGAAATTCATGAAGTGTTGAAAGAagtggagaagagggtgaaggatgAAATGGGGTATGCTCATGGTGTAAATTTTGCCTTGCATGATGTTGAAGAGGAGTCAAAGGTGGAAAGTTTGAGGGTTCATAGCGAGAAATTGGCTATTGGGTTGGTTTTGGTTAGACGTGGACTAAAAGGAGAAAGTGTGATTAGAATTTTCAAGAACTTGAGGGTTTGTGGGGATTGTCATGCATTCATCAAGGGTTTGTCAAAGGTTTTGAAGATTGTTTTTGTCGTGAGAGATGCAAATAGGTTTCACAGATTTGAGAACGGCTTGTGTTCATGTGGAGATTACTGGTGAACTGATAGAAAAGTTATAACCAAATTGAATTAACTCCTACCACTCACCCTATTggcatatattttaaaaaaaaactgaagtTCTAGCACTTATATTCCCTAACGACCATTTATATAGGTAAAATGGACAATAAACagaataaaaatacaattaaatgACCTCTTgatctttcaaaaataataaaaccaaCGGACAGAAAAAAACTACGGTCCTTTTGACAGATCGAAAATGTGTCGACGAAATAAGTAGGGACGAAAATTAGGGAAATAAATAAAGCTTAACTTTTCTATCTTAgtctttaaatattattttaccaGTCAAATTGGTTTAGCGTCCCATTTCGTTAACAAATTGAACTGAATTTACAGGCAAAATCTACTTAATAGTTCAGTACTGGACGAGTCAATTTCGATTTCGGTGATCGACCGTCCGAGTCAAATAgcacataaaaatatataataaataaacaataatagTTATGACAATGTTAAATAAATCAATGCACATCTTGAAACAGTTATGACAACGTTGAATGAGTTAATGCGTATCCTGAAATACACGGAAAATATCTCCaacataacaaataaaattggTTAACAGAAAGATGCACGTCCTTGGTTTCAAGGGATCACTATGCATTAATAACTAATGTTCAGCTAGGGGTGGCAATGCTGGCTGCCCCGCCTCGTATAGGCCCTCCCCGCGCAAGGAGTGTGGGCTCATTTCACTGACCCACCTCACATAAGAAGTAACCTGCGAGCTTGCGGACCAACctgcataagaaatattttttttttcaaaaaattaaaatttcattaattacgAAACAAATTATTCCTactacttaaaaaataaaattttatctctCAATTCATTCGATTAAGATAAACATAATTAAGTTTTGCtttgcatatattttttctatatatgtatgtcaatgtataaaaatatcttatcaaagttttgctacaaaatattttaatgaatatgactaattttttaactatgctattgaaatctcttctttatattatttttttattaataatttttaaatataagactttatttaaaactaaattcattatCACTCTTCATACTAACTCCATGACTCAACTAAAGGTCTGGTTCTGGGTAACCTCTAAAGTTCCTTCtacttgtttttccttttctgacTGGTGTTTGAGTCTCCTGGTTTGTATGTATTCGGTTAAGCATAAGTGATTTATTTAGATTGGTCATATTGCATTTGTTCTAGTAGGAAGTTAGTGACAAACTTCTGGGAGAAAGGGTTGTTCGATTCTGTAAGATTTTGTACATGGGTTGGATCACCCTTAAAGTggttcttatatattttttattggtgataaaaaaaacaaactccttaaatgattaaaataaaacattatttttttagtacattaaattcaatttttttaaataaaataatgccACACTGCAATAATGGATGAATGTGGtacgatttttttttacaaaaaatatttttttttatgcggGTCAGTGGGCTTAACTCGCCCCGCTATTGGCCCACGCGGGCTGCAGGTTATGCGGGGCGGGCCTAAGTAAGGTATGTTTTTCATATTCTACCATAACACACCTAAAATATTATACttacttgagcatcggagtgtcATTCACAGGAAACCCCCCGACCGACCGAGTATCAGCATTGAAGGAAGGAGACTTAAAAGAATTTGGAGATCACCAACACATTAGCAATTGTACATCCAGTCATAGGTACTATCTAGGCTCCTCAACTTATACTGGTATAATGGACATCCACTGTGAGGCTAAGGTAGTATTCAATATTCAACAATAAGTCAACCAGCAACAATGGTGTCAACAACCCATCAGGGTCAAGGTCCATCAACCAATACTATAAATAGAGCCCTTTGTGGAGaagtaaggtacgtttttcatattCTACCAAAACACACCTATAATAaaatacttacttgagcgtcagagtgtcaTTCACAGGTAACCCCCGACCGACCGAGCATCAACATtgaaaaaatgataattaaagGAATCTGGAGACCACCAATACCTCAACGAtcctaaaaaattataaatactgTCTGGACTGCTCAACCTACTCGTACACCTATTGGGAATTTAGTTGAAATGGTCTTATAATTTACACCGAACTAATTTGGATTTGTTACGAAAATATTGACTTTGATTATAGatagttatttaaaaattgtatcTGATGAGTTTATCTAAGTAGTcgataatgtaatttttttataatgctcaccatcaaaattaaataaaatattgttcGAAATATTAAATCCTGCTGTAAGTACCTTTTAAGCATCAAATAAGTACAAACGATTGACCCATTAACTTTTGTGCCATTTGTTAATTCCACATGAAATCTGTGAAAAGGGGAGATTATGAAGAAATTTCGGAAGGGAGTTATCTCTCTTATTTTCATGTTCTTTTACAATCAAGAATATGAATTCTTGCcctttttatgtaattttattcCTAAAATATGGTCAGATTTACCATAAATTTCATCTTACAATTGTTTGACTTACAAGAAGGCGGTGCTGCCACTCTCTGCAGGAACAACCCCATTGGATGAATTGCTAAAGTTGAGAATTCTGAGGTTCAAGAAAACATTCCAGTCCTCCATGCCACCAAAACATTACTACTATCAACCTGTTCTCTACAATTTTATTGTATCCCTCATGCAAtcttcttttaatatatattattttattcgtcatgcaattttatttaaatatattttagctAGTAGGAAGGATAGATGAAAACTGATACGAAGCATACTACAAGCACATCTTTTAATAggaaataataacaaaataagttTGCTTTTTGTAACTCTTTTATTGatagaataaaaatttatcttcATTCAGAAAAACAATACAATCCAcgaaattcaaatttaaaatcctTAAAAACAAATTATCACTTGATTTGTCAtcgatttaaaaaaatataaaatactctCTCCAATTAAGAAATACTCTATTCATTAATTCGATACTGAATTCATTCCCTTCCCTTCCCTTTCGTCTTTGCCTACTTCAGCACAGACCAAGTTTGTGTTATCCATCCCTGAACTTAAGTATGTTCCCCTAAGCCTTGTTGTGCTAGTAGAGTTTTCGTATTGCACATCCAACTGAAGAAAAGTGggtttaagaattaaaaaaaaaacgagAGCTTTAATCCTAGTTTTAAAAAATGACAATGAAAACAAagaatgataaaattaaaatatattttaacccCGATTGAACCATTgctataaataaaagaaataaagaaataaatacatTCAAATTTATAGCCTGTGCAACTGACAATCTCTACCATGGAAGTCATTCCAAAACATGGAAGTTGGATTCCTAATATGCTTCTCAGGTTGGATTCCTAAAGAAGGGATGATCGAGGGCTTGAAGAGCTGTTAGCCGTTTGGTTGGGTCATATGATAATAAGCCATGCAACAAGTCAGTTAAGGAGGACCTTGAAGAGTCCACACTTCGAGATACAATATCCTACATTAAGAATAATTATAGGTCATTACAAACCTTCATATAACTGCACTAATTAATTGAAGATTCAAGCCCAGGGATTACTGATAAGGCAGGAATTAGGAAACATAACAAACCTTCAGATGACCAAGTTTCTTTACTGCATTGATGCTCTCCCTTGAAATAGCTCCTTCAGGCCATCTTAGTCTTGATCCACGCTTGAAATACTTTTCTGCACCCTTACTACGCATTCAAGAGCACATAAACAAAAGAGATGTTATTGTGTAAATTTATTAAACTCAATAATTATTCAGCATTTTGTTTTCCCATTCAGTCATTGATTCGTAATATGGAAGACTCACCCTGGATGTATCTAAAACCAAATTGGAAGGGGAATTAAAGGAAAAATCTATAAATTCACCACTTACTTGGACCTTCGAATCATGTTCTCCGGAATAGGTCCCAAAACTCTCTCCATCATTGCCAGGTGCTCCAAGTTTTCATGTGTCTGAAACAACGCTTCACCCTGACAAAAGTTCCACACATTTAGACCCTGAGACTAGTTGTTCCAGATTCAGGTCACACCTAATATATATTGATAGATGGGAAACAAACCGAGCATAGTTCGATAAGAATACATCCAACACTCCACAGATCACATGGATATGACCACCCTAGACCTGCAATTATAATTAAAGATGCAGGTGAGAATCCATTATCAAGAACACAATATGCTACAGATTCCAGTGGTCTAATTTTATTTGGTCAGACAATGCTCGATCAAGTAAATAGCCATATAACAGTCTCTAATGGCCTCATTGCATCAGATCATGACTAGATTTGGCTCTTATGATTTTTTATCATACCTCCTCACAATATCAACGTTAGAAAATATCCATAATGAGCAGTCCACTTAAAGACAAGGTAGAAAATTATCAAATGTACAAGTGAAACAAGGGGGGCACCAAAAAGTAGTGCAAGAAAATAGATATAAAACATGCAAAATAATGAGAAAAATACtgtaaaaaaaatgtcttttaCTGCAGTGCAGGGGACTCGCCAGAAGATTACAGTAAACAACAAGAAGTCCAGGATAATAAAAAGTTACAAACAAGCATGTAGTCCCTGAAAGTTTGAGAACAGAAGTGCTGTACAAATTGACAACATTTCAACATGTTAAAATGCTTTagtcatcatccataatttTCGTTCACGGACACCACATATTTTCTATGTTACACACTTTTATAGGGCAATAGAAAAACAAGGAAACATTCTCAGCAGCCAAAAACATACTTAGTTACCTAGAATAATCTCAGGGGCTCTGTAATGCCTTGTAGAAACAATGGAGCTATGATTCTGATTATCATGTGCAGTACTACCAAAATCAATCAGCTTAATAGCACTAGACTTGGGCAAGCACCTGAACTGCGTTTCATCTGAGGAAACTCTCTGTACCAATCCAATTATTTTCCTTAAGTATATTATAACTGAGTCTACAAACATTATTATGTTTCCACCCAAAAATGTTAAATACCTTATAGCTAGGGAGCTTTACATATTCAGAAGAAACTAGAAGAATATTTTCTGGCTTCAGATCAGTGTGGATTAGGCGTAGTTCATGCATATCTGAATATgataaagaataagaaaaagttaaaatacGCAGACACAGCTAAGATACACTCTATCCCTGGAAAAAGAAAGTGGGCCAAGGGAAAATCCATGGTTTGATCAGTAAGCAAGAGACTTAGGAATGAAACAAGAGAAATAAACTGAAGGCCAAGAATAATCCACAGACATGCTACAGATTCCAAAAGCTGTCGTCCAAATTCCCGAACAAGATCCACAGGGAATGGGCAGTATTTATTTCTCTTTAGAAAATCAAATAAGCTTGGTCCAAGCTTCTCAAAGACCTGATAACACCATTAAAATGCATTGAAAGGAATGTTTCTGCTTAGTTATCAAATCCACGAATAAAGCCCACACGGACATAAATGAAAACACTATAGCTGAACTTAACAAATCATTCATTTGCAAGATGAATGAGGATTAATCACTATCCTTCCCAAAGAACAAGAAGCAGAACAGAGAACAAAGAGGCATGCACATAGCACTGGAggaataaaaactaaattcagatttattcaaaatttcaagCATTTCATCCATTCTCAAAACAACCCAAAATTAACCCCTCCTCATCCCCACCTCTAGAACGTAATAAATCATCTCCCACACCAATTTTCTCAAAATAAACTTTTTGAATATAGTAAATCAAGGAAATGTATTCTTTAATGAAATATAATAAGCATACTTACAATGCATATGTGATTTCGGTAATCAAACCAGTTTCGGATCTGCACACACCTGCAAATAGTATACAGAATGAAATAAATACTATAAACAATgagcaaataaaaaaaaatccagtaTCCAGTTTCCTCCATAAGATTCTACCGTGAATTTCCTTTATCATTCTTCGCTAGATGTTGAAGCACATCAACCTCGAGCATTGCTGCATCCCGATATTTCCGTATGCTTCTAACTACCTTGACAGCCACATATTCTCTAGTTTGGCGGTCCCAACATTCCAATACCCGACCAAATGTGCCTACAGCACTAGCAACATGCTGAATGACACAAGCACAgtgacaaaaaaattaaaatcttttgTATTGAGAGGACACTTGACCGCTAACCTTCACCCATCTTGCCGAGGATTTTATCtgtttaaaaatgataaaaaaaaattagcacaaaaaaaaaaaaaaacaccactCTTGCATGGTGATAACAGAATCCAACAGATTAATATTTGcgataaaagaaaattaacctaaattttcaaattcatctaaataagacaattaaacaagaaatccctaacactaaaaaaattacatcTAGGAGTGAGATTTTCGCCAAGATTGAAGACATAATGTCCTTCGCGATCGTCGTCCCTTTTCGGAGGTGAAGcgtgttttctttcaattcctTCGTCACCAGGTACCGGCAGAGCCAGTTGAGACTACAATGAACAATGTAAAAAGCTGAGCATAAACACTTGAATACGAAACCCTAATCCAATCCGAATTGGAAAATGGAAAGAACCCTACCTCGTGCACGGTGGGAGGGGCTACGTCCCATGCGAGACGAGGGCGTTTCCGCGTACGTTCCCTTTCCATGTGATTATTACAGAACTAATTAATAATCGAACATATCTGCGAACAAAAAAGACTAAATCTCTATGATTTAAACTCTGAAATCGCTGCGGTGGAAAGGGGAAGAAAATGCAGTTGCACAGAGAAAATTTCCGTTGAGCTACGATGGCAAAACTAATAGACCTTAGggttcagttttttttttccttttgtctttataaaaaaagttgcTTGTGACTGCCGCAGTTAAACGACAGCGTTTACTGACGTgcttaaattaataatataattatgacaataatattttataataattaaaactttaaagcggataagttttaaaataatatcatattataataataatttatatacttttaaaaaaaataaaatttaggttGTTATTACGtcaaaaatagtattaaatGTAAAGTTATTAACATATTCATGacaaaaacttcaaaaatagttgttttgtaaacaaaataaaaaatcacattGTGAATAATTTATGTGTGGAATATGAAGTAATCCAGTCCAAAATATTACTTTGTAAAACAAttacttataattttaatattttgagaaTAAGTTATTTTATAAGAGATAATTGATCTTAAAACATGTAATATTCTATAAGATTGTGTTTTGATTGAATagaaaatttgaagaaataGATTTGAAGTTATTTGAGAGAAAGGTGTAAAGAAAGTAaagttgtttggattagggtatATTAGAATGGATTTGTAAgaaaagtttgtgagtgatattgtaagaagatttttaattttttttaaaatatgtaaaatataagtttacaaatttatcctaatctttaaaaatatttgaataataaaatatgagatatttttGTATAGATtgaagttaattaaaatatttgatgtaaaaaatattttttttattgaataattttatttttattatatatacatataataaaatattttataaaatcaattttttttattaatactattatttaataaatttattttaattattattaaatatataatttatatttatatttattattattgtttataatttattattattattgtaatatatatatatataaatatatataaagtgttattttatatgtataaaaaatcaaaggataattttaaatttttagtaatattatatataaaaaaatagtttctttgtttttcttggtTGCATACCAATAATTGTCTTTACTCCTCTTTCACAACTCATTTTCCTTCCTCTTCACAATTAAATGAACACAAACAAACGAACATTTTATTCGCTTTTCAATCCGAATGTATAAATTTATTCacttttaaatgttaatttgaATGAATGTGCAAACAAAGATTATTTGTTTGAATTTCGATTTAATAAGACAAAATGAATGAAAAATACTTAATAATCTAAAACTTCAACATTATTTACAATTAAATCATTGATTTAAATATATGTGTAATAGCAATATGTGATGGATAATATATATCAAATAGTATAGTTTAATTTAATGGAGCAATTTATTAAAATTCcattatcatttatatatttcaCGTGTATTAACCTATTGAAAAGTATTATGATTTAAAGTAATGACTTGAATTCATTAGTTCAAATATCCTTTCATTCAACTTGTGCTgtttttgtaagaaaaaaattcataatttattttaggaaagttcatatattaaaatatttttttagtataaaaaaaCTACTAGAATGTTGAAAGGTTATAGCTCATTTGGTTTTCTTACCTCTATAAATCAAGGTtgtatagatttttttttaattttgttggtaaccactaatattgattaattacttaacatcaaaattctaaattattttttttattatttttaagtttaacaTCAGGTAAATGTTTCAATAGGTTCAATAATCTTGTATCATTTAGGAGTTAAAATTAATAAgactttaaatatatattttctctttaatttttttaaacattttataaaaacaaaataac harbors:
- the LOC137821176 gene encoding serine/threonine-protein kinase AFC3 isoform X2 → MHYMHELRLIHTDLKPENILLVSSEYVKLPSYKRVSSDETQFRCLPKSSAIKLIDFGSTAHDNQNHSSIVSTRHYRAPEIILGLGWSYPCDLWSVGCILIELCSGEALFQTHENLEHLAMMERVLGPIPENMIRRSNKGAEKYFKRGSRLRWPEGAISRESINAVKKLGHLKDIVSRSVDSSRSSLTDLLHGLLSYDPTKRLTALQALDHPFFRNPT
- the LOC137821176 gene encoding serine/threonine-protein kinase AFC3 isoform X1, with amino-acid sequence MERERTRKRPRLAWDVAPPTVHESQLALPVPGDEGIERKHASPPKRDDDREGHYVFNLGENLTPRYKILGKMGEGTFGRVLECWDRQTREYVAVKVVRSIRKYRDAAMLEVDVLQHLAKNDKGNSRCVQIRNWFDYRNHICIVFEKLGPSLFDFLKRNKYCPFPVDLVREFGRQLLESVAYMHELRLIHTDLKPENILLVSSEYVKLPSYKRVSSDETQFRCLPKSSAIKLIDFGSTAHDNQNHSSIVSTRHYRAPEIILGLGWSYPCDLWSVGCILIELCSGEALFQTHENLEHLAMMERVLGPIPENMIRRSNKGAEKYFKRGSRLRWPEGAISRESINAVKKLGHLKDIVSRSVDSSRSSLTDLLHGLLSYDPTKRLTALQALDHPFFRNPT